One region of Pogona vitticeps strain Pit_001003342236 chromosome 1, PviZW2.1, whole genome shotgun sequence genomic DNA includes:
- the MRPL21 gene encoding large ribosomal subunit protein bL21m isoform X2, whose protein sequence is MLPVPLGPQGKGLVGMAVAAVGCGRLLNRTGSRVASLLWTAARNQSSQNTSSWQGLVAKTSLSSPPWAEIKLPDPVEEAKQHRELVQKVNELIATGQYGRLFAIVHFASRQWKVTAEDLILTEGHVQAECGDRIRMEKVLLVGADDFTLLGRPILGKDLVRVEATVIEKTESWPRINMRFRPKRRLLRKRIVIHPQTVLRINTIEIAPALS, encoded by the exons ATGCTTCCGGTTCCGTTGGGGCCGCAGGGAAAAGGGCTCGTCGGGATGGCGGTGGCGGCCGTTGGTTGCGGGCGTTTGTTGAACCGAACGGGGTCACGAGTAG CCTCTCTGTTGTGGACTGCAGCCCGAAATCAGAGTTCACAAAATACCTCATCATGGCAAGG ACTAGTTGCAAAAACATCTTTGTCTTCCCCCCCATGGGCTGAAATCAAACTGCCTGACCCAGTAGAAGAGGCAAAGCAACACAGAG AGCTTGTACAAAAGGTGAATGAGCTTATTGCCACTGGACAGTATGGGAGGTTATTTGCAATTGTTCACTTTGCTAGCAGACAGTGGAAAGTAACAGCTGAAGACTTAATTTTAACTGAAGGTCACGTACAAGCCGAATGTGGAGACAGAATCCGAATGGAAAAG GTATTATTAGTTGGTGCAGATGACTTCACCCTGCTGGGAAGACCAATTCTTGG GAAGGATCTTGTCCGTGTGGAGGCTACTGTTATAGAGAAGACAGAATCATGGCCAAGAATTAATATGAGGTTCCGTCCAAAGCGTCGGTTGCTGAGGAAGAGAA TTGTCATTCACCCGCAAACTGTTCTCCGGATAAATACAATTGAAATTGCTCCAGCTCTGTCTTGA
- the MRPL21 gene encoding large ribosomal subunit protein bL21m isoform X1 — protein sequence MSSAKVKHDGAKRRKNKRGSGVVQGCPCSSLGEMAAGTSKPSIPSLPSTSLMASPLETASLCSSSKAGLSVLETTGSSSGSKEMEQKKMQSKYCEENTTSIQICSQSRMAASATETASKTEPIESDGNVEEVVDLTCESSIVDLTHNDSVVFVDEVKQCPHPELRAQVLSHGYILCSDDDSECRESDVPVASKLSSKLDKETVGSSGSSGTVSCPICMDGYAEIVRSGRLIVSTKCGHIFCSQCLCNSLRNASFCPTCRKKLNHKQYHPIYI from the coding sequence atgagttcagccaaagtaAAGCATGATGGAGCCAAGCGCAGAAAaaacaagagaggaagtggtgttGTGCAAGGATGTCCATGTAGCAGTCTGGGTGAGATGGCTGCAGGAACATCTAAACCCAGTATTCCCTCTTTGCCATCCACGTCCCTCATGGCCTCACCTTTAGAAACTGCTAGCCTTTGCTCCTCTTCTAAAGCTGGGCTGAGTGTTCTGGAAACAACAGGCTCCTCAAGTGGTAGCAAAGAAATGGAGCAGAAAAAGATGCAGAGCAAGTATTGTGAAGAAAATACTACTTCTATACAGATTTGTAGCCAAAGTAGAATGGCAGCTTCAGCTACAGAAACAGCTTCAAAAACAGAGCCTATTGAATCAGATGGAAATGTTGAAGAAGTAGTAGATCTTACCTGTGAGTCTTCCATAGTTGATCTCACCCATAATGATTCAGTTGTATTTGTTGATGAGGTTAAACAGTGTCCCCATCCAGAGTTAAGAGCCCAGGTGTTGTCTCATGGCTATATATTATGCAGTGATGATGACAGTGAATGCAGAGAGAGTGATGTACCTGTTGCCAGCAAGTTGTCCAGCAAATTGGACAAGGAGACAGTTGGAAGTTCAGGATCTTCAGGCACTGTGAGTTGCCCAATTTGCATGGATGGCTATGCAGAAATTGTGCGCAGTGGACGGCTTATAGTGTCGACAAAATGTGGTCACATCTTCTGTAGTCAGTGCCTTTGTAATTCTCTTAGAAATGCCAGCTTTTGCCCAACGTGTAGGAAAAAACTCAATCACAAACAGTACCATCCAATTTATATATAA